The Malus domestica chromosome 10, GDT2T_hap1 genome contains a region encoding:
- the LOC103412478 gene encoding uncharacterized protein produces MGSSEEPNKPIFYDSSSPSTPLLSKPPIENPPPPPSPPPSYADPPESDADPTQYLQISYNHGPRHFKDLPFLILFLLFVLATFAVGIFAVVHRNHNYTVLSSFSYDSDSASCVKNETLTRLPNWVGPTFSSSSSLLKDLTWTLVITLILSLPICFSLLILLKHYAKQVVYVFLPFFIVFPIFFNVYWFVACTLSSTCSDALPLVYRILILIFVFLVIGVIVWILVVNWHRIELTVSIIGVASHALSRNLGLFGVLPCLTLGLVVYYAPIVVFLVYARFNGKIAPRESNGVYSCVWKQDGWVPAYYALAILTMLWSFTTMVEAQVYVISGTVAQWYFTKEDSTPKRIIRSSLRNAFGPNFGTVCLSGLLLSVVRVVRAMVDGARQDGSPGMMYFLMRCCVNALFSAIDFLNKFTINFAAITGEAYCSSAKMTYELLKRNLLSAVFVETISTRLLAGIVFVLSAIYAIVVCAILQAATSLGVDSYFVAVLAWVLLIVVLCFFVHVLDNVVDTVYVCYAIDRDRGEVCKQEVHEVYIHLPISRNHRSSSMISRTLGV; encoded by the exons ATGGGCAGCTCCGAAGAACCCAACAAGCCCATCTTCTACGACTCATCCTCTCCCTCCACCCCCCTCCTCTCCAAACCCCCAATCGAAAACCCACCACCGCCACCGTCCCCTCCGCCATCTTACGCCGACCCACCGGAATCCGATGCCGACCCGACCCAGTACCTCCAGATCTCCTACAACCACGGCCCCCGCCATTTCAAAGACCTCCCCTTTCTaatcctcttcctcctctttgtGCTCGCCACCTTCGCCGTCGGAATCTTCGCCGTCGTCCACCGCAACCACAATTACACCGtcctctcctccttctcctACGACTCGGACTCCGCCTCCTGCGTCAAAAACGAAACTTTGACCCGTCTCCCCAACTGGGTCGGACCCACtttctcctcttcctcctctctgCTCAAAGATTTGACATGGACCCTCGTGATTACGTTGATTCTAAGCCTGCCCATTTGCTTCAGTCTGCTTATTCTCCTCAAACACTACGCCAAGCAAGTCGTCTACGTCTTCCTCCCCTTCTTCATCGTCTTCCCAATCTTCTTCAACGTCTACTGGTTCGTCGCCTGCACTCTCAGCTCCACCTGCAGTGACGCTCTCCCTTTAGTTTACAGAATTTTGATTCTGATCTTCGTGTTTTTGGTAATTGGGGTCATTGTGTGGATTCTTGTGGTGAATTGGCATCGGATTGAGCTCACTGTGAGCATAATCGGGGTGGCATCCCATGCGCTTTCACGGAACTTGGGCTTGTTCGGGGTTCTGCCGTGTTTGACATTAGGATTGGTGGTTTACTATGCGCCCATTGTTGTGTTCTTGGTCTATGCCAGGTTCAATGGGAAGATTGCGCCGCGGGAATCGAATGGAGTGTATAGTTGTGTGTGGAAGCAGGATGGTTGGGTGCCTGCTTATTACGCATTGGCGATTTTGACAATGTTGTGGTCGTTTACGACGATGGTGGAAGCTCAGGTGTATGTGATTAGTGGGACTGTTGCTCAGTGGTATTTCACTAAGGAGGATTCAACTCCGAAGCGGATTATCAGGAGCTCTTTAAG AAATGCTTTTGGCCCCAACTTTGGCACAGTATGCCTATCTGGATTACTTTTATCTGTTGTTCGAGTTGTTCGTGCCATGGTCGATGGTGCAAGACAAGACGGTTCACCTGGGATGATGTATTTTTTAATGCGCTGCTGTGTTAATGCCTTATTTTCAGCGATTGATTTTCTCAACAAGTTCACTATCAACTTTGCGGCAATAACTGGTGAAGCTTACTGCTCATCTGCAAAAATGACATATGAGCTTCTAAAGCGTAATCTTCTCTCTGCGGTTTTTGTGGAAACCATCTCCACTCGTCTATTGGCTGGAATTGTTTTTGTACTCTCAGCGATATATGCAATCGTG GTCTGCGCTATCTTACAAGCTGCGACCAGTCTTGGGGTTGATTCGTACTTTGTGGCAGTTCTGGCGTGGGTGCTACTGATCGTGGTACTGTGTTTCTTTGTTCATGTGCTGGACAATGTAGTTGACACCGTGTATGTGTGCTACGCCATAGATAGGGATAGAGGAGAGGTTTGTAAACAGGAAGTTCACGAGGTTTACATTCACTTACCCATTAGTCGAAACCATAGATCATCTTCTATGATCTCCAGAACTCTGGGTGTGTAA